A genomic window from Pseudonocardia broussonetiae includes:
- the ygiD gene encoding 4,5-DOPA dioxygenase extradiol, with translation MTTMPAAFVGHGSPMNALESNRYTESWRALGAALPRPRAVLVVSAHWYIGATAVTAMPRPRTIHDFFGFAGDLFAFDYPAPGAPEVAAEVEEIAKPTWVGQDVDSWGIDHGTWSVLAHMFPEADVPVVQLSIDAGKSFDQHLELGARLAPLRESGVLVVGSGNVVHNLGGMDPRRRDEGFDWAQRFDDAARATMTGSPDALPGITGSRDFDLAVPTPDHFIPLLYLAGLGAASGSGTDVLVDGYAYGSLSMTAYTLGLDAPVATSDAPGAGSVPPGRPPEAMNI, from the coding sequence ATGACCACCATGCCGGCGGCGTTCGTCGGGCACGGCAGCCCGATGAACGCTCTCGAGTCCAACCGCTACACCGAGTCCTGGCGCGCGCTCGGGGCGGCCCTGCCCCGGCCGCGCGCGGTGCTCGTCGTGTCGGCGCACTGGTACATCGGTGCCACCGCCGTCACGGCGATGCCGCGACCGCGCACGATCCACGACTTCTTCGGCTTCGCCGGCGACCTGTTCGCCTTCGACTACCCCGCGCCCGGCGCTCCCGAGGTGGCGGCGGAGGTCGAGGAGATCGCCAAGCCGACGTGGGTCGGCCAGGACGTCGACAGCTGGGGCATCGACCACGGCACGTGGTCGGTGCTGGCGCACATGTTCCCCGAGGCCGACGTGCCCGTGGTGCAGCTGTCGATCGACGCCGGCAAGTCCTTCGACCAGCACCTCGAGCTCGGCGCGCGGCTCGCCCCGCTGCGCGAGAGCGGCGTGCTGGTCGTCGGCAGCGGCAACGTCGTGCACAACCTCGGCGGCATGGACCCGCGCCGCCGCGACGAGGGCTTCGACTGGGCGCAGCGCTTCGACGACGCCGCCCGCGCCACGATGACGGGCTCGCCCGACGCCCTGCCCGGGATCACCGGCTCGCGCGACTTCGACCTCGCCGTGCCCACCCCGGACCACTTCATCCCGCTGCTCTACCTGGCCGGGCTCGGCGCGGCGTCCGGGAGCGGCACCGACGTGCTCGTCGACGGGTACGCCTACGGGTCGCTGTCGATGACGGCCTACACCCTCGGCCTCGACGCCCCGGTGGCGACGAGCGACGCCCCCGGCGCGGGCAGCGTCCCGCCCGGGCGCCCGCCGGAGGCCATGAACATCTGA
- a CDS encoding N-acetyltransferase produces the protein MTTLAGLLCDAADGRFPPSDGGWVRVPPWRAGVGAVLAFTGFAVLAVDGPLPRQVDGFGGAHDPRLITALAGPDGWIDSLDALLVARGTGGPPALRARNDLADHPRAAFARAVRDDVRVLGRADGDDVAVLGRGIAGLAELSMEVPAGRRGGAGRALVRDALTCVPDGEVVVAAVAPGNAASLRALLAAGFVPIGSSQLFRRAPAP, from the coding sequence GTGACGACGCTCGCCGGCCTCCTCTGCGACGCCGCCGACGGCCGCTTCCCGCCGTCGGACGGCGGCTGGGTACGGGTGCCGCCGTGGCGCGCGGGTGTCGGGGCGGTGCTGGCGTTCACCGGGTTCGCGGTGCTGGCGGTCGACGGCCCGCTGCCCCGTCAGGTCGACGGGTTCGGCGGCGCGCACGACCCGCGCCTGATCACCGCGCTGGCCGGGCCGGACGGCTGGATCGACAGCCTCGACGCGCTGCTCGTCGCCCGCGGCACCGGCGGCCCGCCCGCCCTGCGCGCCCGGAACGACCTCGCCGACCACCCGCGCGCCGCCTTCGCCCGGGCCGTCCGCGACGACGTCCGCGTGCTGGGCCGGGCCGACGGCGACGACGTCGCCGTGCTCGGCCGCGGGATCGCCGGGCTGGCCGAGCTGAGCATGGAGGTGCCGGCCGGGCGTCGCGGCGGCGCCGGCCGGGCACTGGTGCGCGACGCCCTCACGTGCGTGCCGGACGGCGAGGTCGTGGTCGCGGCGGTGGCGCCGGGCAACGCGGCCAGCCTGCGGGCGCTGCTGGCGGCGGGGTTCGTGCCGATCGGGTCGTCGCAGCTGTTCCGCCGCGCACCGGCGCCCTGA
- a CDS encoding flavin-containing monooxygenase: MGVTGAGVGVGVRTEVVVIGAGQAGLSAASGLARAGADFVVLDGEDGPGGAWRHRWPTLRVDDAHRIHDLPGLHFDPADPTRPAAEVVPEYFGDYEREFGLAVERPVHVLGVHDADPDLRVETDRGTWTTRALINATGTWTRPFVPRYPGTFDGRQLHTADYRGPAGMAGKRVVVVGGGTSAVQLLIEIAAVAADTLWVTRRPPVFSDDTFDGRAAVARVEERVRAGLAPGSVVSVTGLLRTSAVRAAEEAGVLDRRPVFDRLVPGGVAWDDGTTYDADVILWATGWRAALGHLAPLHLRGPGGGIVMDGTRVVADPRIHLVGYGPSASTIGANRAGRTAAREVLTRLAAVA, translated from the coding sequence ATGGGCGTGACGGGTGCGGGTGTTGGGGTGGGTGTGCGTACCGAGGTCGTCGTCATCGGGGCCGGGCAGGCCGGGTTGTCGGCCGCGTCCGGGCTCGCCCGGGCCGGGGCCGATTTCGTCGTGCTGGACGGCGAGGACGGGCCCGGTGGGGCGTGGCGGCACCGCTGGCCCACCCTCCGCGTCGACGACGCCCACCGCATCCACGACCTCCCCGGCCTGCACTTCGACCCCGCCGACCCCACGCGGCCCGCGGCGGAGGTCGTGCCGGAGTACTTCGGCGACTACGAGCGCGAGTTCGGGCTGGCCGTCGAGCGGCCGGTGCACGTCCTCGGGGTCCACGACGCCGATCCGGACCTGCGCGTCGAGACCGACCGCGGCACCTGGACCACCCGCGCGCTGATCAACGCCACCGGCACCTGGACCCGCCCGTTCGTGCCCCGCTACCCCGGCACCTTCGACGGCCGGCAGCTGCACACCGCCGACTACCGCGGGCCCGCCGGGATGGCCGGGAAGCGCGTGGTCGTCGTCGGCGGCGGCACCTCGGCGGTGCAGCTGCTGATCGAGATCGCGGCCGTCGCCGCCGACACGCTGTGGGTGACGCGTCGCCCGCCGGTCTTCTCCGACGACACCTTCGACGGCCGCGCCGCCGTCGCCCGCGTCGAGGAGCGGGTGCGGGCGGGGCTGGCGCCGGGCAGCGTCGTGTCGGTGACCGGGCTGCTGCGGACGTCCGCCGTCCGCGCCGCCGAGGAGGCGGGTGTGCTCGACCGGCGGCCGGTGTTCGACCGTCTCGTGCCCGGGGGCGTCGCCTGGGACGACGGCACGACCTACGACGCCGACGTCATCCTCTGGGCCACGGGCTGGCGGGCCGCGCTAGGTCACCTCGCGCCGCTGCACCTGCGCGGGCCGGGTGGCGGGATCGTCATGGACGGCACGCGGGTGGTCGCCGACCCGCGCATCCACCTCGTCGGCTACGGCCCCAGCGCCAGCACGATCGGTGCCAACCGCGCCGGCCGCACCGCGGCGCGGGAGGTGCTGACCCGGCTGGCGGCGGTCGCGTGA
- a CDS encoding DMT family transporter translates to MVAILLALGTALAYGVANYLAPVLGRRMPLAAVALGSQVAGLAVSVLLTLGADLTMTGPGLAYAVVAGAANSGALACFYRAGRTGNLSVLSPITASGAVVPVVVGLVAGDRPGPWQLVGIPVVLVGIVLAARRGGSSSGGRTEGLGWALAAAVLFGTFLATYAGAAADSSPGALVWSRVALVVTTGVGVVLLRAPVRVGARDGALVLVPGLLLALGTFAFGEATRTGLLSVVSVIATLNPVVTVVLAFVLLRERPSGLQRAGAALALAGIVLLASG, encoded by the coding sequence GTGGTCGCGATCCTGCTGGCGCTCGGCACCGCCCTCGCCTACGGCGTCGCGAACTACCTCGCGCCGGTGCTGGGCCGCCGGATGCCGCTCGCGGCCGTCGCGCTGGGCAGCCAGGTCGCCGGGCTCGCCGTCTCGGTGCTGCTGACGCTCGGCGCCGATCTGACGATGACCGGCCCCGGCCTGGCCTACGCGGTGGTCGCCGGCGCGGCCAACTCCGGCGCGCTCGCCTGCTTCTACCGCGCGGGCCGCACCGGCAACCTCAGCGTGCTGTCCCCCATCACGGCGAGCGGCGCCGTCGTGCCCGTCGTCGTGGGGCTGGTGGCGGGCGACCGGCCCGGCCCGTGGCAGCTCGTCGGCATCCCGGTGGTCCTGGTCGGGATCGTGCTGGCCGCCCGCCGCGGCGGGTCGAGCTCGGGCGGCCGCACCGAGGGCCTCGGCTGGGCCCTGGCCGCGGCCGTCCTGTTCGGCACGTTCCTCGCCACCTACGCCGGTGCGGCCGCCGACTCCTCGCCCGGAGCGCTGGTGTGGTCGCGCGTCGCGCTCGTCGTGACGACCGGGGTGGGGGTCGTGCTGCTGCGCGCCCCGGTCCGGGTGGGGGCGCGCGACGGCGCGCTCGTCCTCGTCCCCGGCCTGCTGCTGGCCCTGGGCACGTTCGCGTTCGGCGAGGCCACCCGCACCGGGCTGCTCAGCGTGGTCTCGGTGATCGCCACGCTCAACCCGGTCGTCACGGTCGTGCTCGCGTTCGTGCTGCTGCGCGAGCGGCCGTCCGGGCTGCAGCGGGCGGGTGCCGCGCTGGCGCTGGCCGGGATCGTGCTGCTCGCGTCGGGCTAG
- a CDS encoding LLM class F420-dependent oxidoreductase, translated as MEIGLHVADFTYPSGPAGLADDLTRVVVAAEEAGFARVSVMDHVWQIRPVGPIENDMLEAYTTLGYIAARTERVQLLAWVTAVTYREPGMLAKLVTTLDVLSKGRAWLGIGAAWNDEEAIGLGLPFPGTAERFERLEETLQICLQMWAEGDAPYEGKHYRLGRTLNTPAPLRRPPILIGGGGEKKTLRLVAQYADACNLFAGPDLERKLEILRGHCADVGRDYDSIEKTVMFPLDAGEKGEKVDALLTQLQGLAALGINEAHGWVPEVWKPERLELIGKEIIPAVASL; from the coding sequence GTGGAGATCGGTCTGCACGTCGCGGACTTCACCTACCCGAGCGGGCCCGCCGGGCTCGCCGACGACCTGACGCGCGTCGTCGTGGCGGCCGAGGAGGCCGGTTTCGCCCGCGTGAGCGTCATGGACCACGTCTGGCAGATCCGGCCCGTCGGCCCGATCGAGAACGACATGCTGGAGGCTTACACGACGCTGGGCTACATCGCGGCGCGCACCGAGCGCGTCCAGCTGCTGGCCTGGGTCACCGCCGTCACCTACCGCGAGCCGGGCATGCTGGCCAAGCTCGTGACGACCCTCGACGTCCTGTCGAAGGGCCGCGCGTGGCTCGGCATCGGCGCCGCGTGGAACGACGAGGAGGCCATCGGGCTGGGGCTGCCGTTCCCCGGCACGGCCGAGCGGTTCGAGCGCCTCGAGGAGACCCTGCAGATCTGCCTGCAGATGTGGGCCGAGGGCGACGCGCCCTACGAGGGCAAGCACTACCGGCTCGGCCGGACGCTGAACACGCCGGCGCCGCTGCGGCGCCCGCCGATCCTCATCGGCGGCGGCGGGGAGAAGAAGACCCTGCGCCTGGTCGCGCAGTACGCCGACGCCTGCAACCTGTTCGCCGGACCGGACCTGGAGCGCAAGCTCGAGATCCTGCGCGGGCACTGCGCCGACGTCGGGCGCGACTACGACTCCATCGAGAAGACGGTGATGTTCCCGCTGGACGCGGGGGAGAAGGGCGAGAAGGTCGACGCCCTGCTCACGCAGCTCCAGGGCCTGGCCGCGCTCGGCATCAACGAGGCCCACGGTTGGGTCCCCGAGGTGTGGAAGCCCGAGCGCCTGGAGCTGATCGGCAAGGAGATCATCCCCGCGGTGGCGTCGCTCTAG
- a CDS encoding histidine phosphatase family protein, producing MADYEVVLLRHGETLGYDGDLGLTPLGEQQARQRGAALAKEIDPGTTVRMPHARTARAIATAVGLREALVEGGVEPEPLHPDPWFDNLRHSLHGRGVDASTAVAERLALTGDLPDWAREYDRFDSDYRSVAAAGGPIEYWLHNPTLYFEPPHVAAHRFWRGIAEARDDTVDDLLVVVATHSAPMRAFMATTLGHDPGEPHNLEDIRVRVRPDDTTEVVFRGTTTAMVVPPHLPPWIDRAWFESFGR from the coding sequence GTGGCGGACTACGAAGTGGTGCTCCTGCGGCACGGTGAGACGCTCGGCTACGACGGCGACCTCGGGCTCACCCCGCTCGGCGAGCAGCAGGCCCGCCAGCGCGGCGCCGCGCTCGCCAAGGAGATCGATCCGGGCACGACCGTCCGCATGCCGCACGCGCGCACCGCGCGGGCCATCGCGACAGCCGTCGGGCTGCGGGAGGCGCTGGTCGAGGGCGGGGTCGAGCCCGAGCCGCTGCACCCCGACCCGTGGTTCGACAACCTGCGCCACTCGCTGCACGGCCGGGGCGTCGACGCGTCCACGGCCGTCGCCGAGCGGCTGGCGCTGACCGGCGACCTGCCCGACTGGGCGCGCGAGTACGACCGCTTCGACTCCGACTACCGCTCCGTCGCCGCGGCGGGCGGCCCGATCGAGTACTGGCTGCACAACCCGACGCTGTACTTCGAGCCGCCGCACGTCGCCGCGCACCGGTTCTGGCGCGGCATCGCCGAGGCCCGCGACGACACCGTCGACGACCTGCTCGTCGTCGTCGCCACGCACTCGGCGCCGATGCGCGCGTTCATGGCCACCACGCTGGGCCACGATCCGGGCGAGCCGCACAACCTCGAGGACATCCGCGTGCGCGTGCGCCCCGACGACACCACCGAGGTCGTCTTCCGCGGCACGACCACCGCGATGGTCGTGCCGCCGCACCTGCCCCCGTGGATCGACCGCGCCTGGTTCGAGTCGTTCGGGCGCTAG
- a CDS encoding SCO1664 family protein, which translates to MTGTSSSARDPAVPELLRHGRIEITGRLVDASNATLFGTVSADGVEAKCVYKPVRGERPLWDFPDGTLAGREVGSYLVSEAAGFDVVPPTLLREGPFGPGMVQAWVDTDDERALVDVCSPKKVPDGWIGVLRARGDRGEPAVLVHADTPALRRMAAFDVVVNNADRKGGHVLAGTDGYLYGVDHGLTLHVEDKLRTVLWGWVGEPLPGDVVESLEKLRAELDGSFADVLGEHVTRREVRTLSSRVDALLAEPRFPEPTGYGPAIPWPAF; encoded by the coding sequence GTGACCGGAACCTCCTCCTCGGCCCGCGACCCGGCGGTGCCGGAGCTGCTCCGCCACGGCCGCATCGAGATCACCGGTCGCCTCGTCGACGCCTCCAACGCCACGCTGTTCGGCACGGTCAGCGCCGACGGGGTCGAGGCGAAGTGCGTCTACAAGCCGGTCCGCGGCGAGCGCCCGCTCTGGGACTTCCCCGACGGCACGCTCGCCGGTCGTGAGGTCGGCTCCTACCTGGTCTCCGAGGCGGCCGGGTTCGACGTCGTGCCGCCGACGCTGCTGCGCGAGGGCCCGTTCGGCCCCGGGATGGTGCAGGCCTGGGTCGACACCGACGACGAGCGCGCGCTCGTCGACGTCTGCTCGCCGAAGAAGGTCCCCGACGGCTGGATCGGCGTGCTGCGCGCCCGCGGCGACCGCGGCGAGCCCGCCGTCCTCGTGCACGCCGACACCCCGGCGCTGCGGCGGATGGCGGCGTTCGACGTCGTCGTCAACAACGCCGACCGCAAGGGCGGGCATGTGCTGGCCGGCACCGACGGGTACCTCTACGGCGTTGACCACGGCCTGACGCTGCACGTCGAGGACAAGCTGCGCACGGTCCTGTGGGGCTGGGTCGGCGAGCCGCTGCCCGGCGACGTCGTCGAGTCGCTGGAGAAGCTGCGCGCCGAGCTCGACGGGAGCTTCGCCGACGTCCTGGGCGAGCACGTCACGCGCCGCGAGGTGCGCACCCTGTCCTCCCGCGTCGACGCCCTGCTCGCCGAGCCGCGCTTCCCGGAGCCCACCGGGTACGGCCCGGCCATCCCCTGGCCGGCGTTCTGA
- a CDS encoding DoxX family protein, giving the protein MTVVAWILQIVLALAFLGAGGMKLARPRPALVASGMGFAEDFSDSAVKGIGVLEVLGAIGLILPAVTGIATWLVPVAAIGLALVMAGAVVVHVRRKEPFVPPLVLGVLSLVLAVLRFAYPA; this is encoded by the coding sequence GTGACCGTCGTCGCCTGGATCCTGCAGATCGTCCTCGCCCTCGCCTTCCTCGGCGCCGGCGGCATGAAGCTCGCCCGCCCGCGGCCCGCCCTCGTGGCGTCGGGCATGGGCTTCGCCGAGGACTTCTCCGACTCCGCCGTGAAGGGCATCGGCGTCCTCGAGGTGCTCGGGGCGATCGGGCTCATCCTGCCGGCGGTCACCGGCATCGCGACCTGGCTGGTGCCGGTCGCCGCGATCGGCCTGGCGCTGGTCATGGCCGGTGCGGTCGTCGTGCACGTCCGGCGCAAGGAGCCGTTCGTGCCGCCGCTGGTGCTGGGCGTCCTCTCGCTGGTCCTCGCGGTGCTCCGCTTCGCCTACCCTGCCTGA
- the gndA gene encoding NADP-dependent phosphogluconate dehydrogenase, with translation MSSRIGVTGLAVMGANLARNIARRGVPIAVHNRTTAKTREFMEAYGSEGEFTAAETTEEFVAALEKPRRIIVMVKAGKPVDAVISELTPLLDEGDIIIDAGNSHFPDTKRRTEECAANGLRFMGIGVSGGEEGALLGPSIMPGGDPSAYAEVEEVLTSIAAVVDGTPCCVHVGPDGAGHYVKMVHNGIEYADIQLIAEAYDLLTHVGGLDAPAIAKIFEEWNTGDLESFLIEITAKVLGKTDERTGGPLVDVIVDQAEQKGTGTWTAVDALGLGVPLTGITEAVFARGLSALRDERRAAAATLAGPVPGEGPDGLVDDIRQALYASKVVAYAQGFAQMRAASLANGWDLDLGAMATIWRGGCIIRAQFLNRIRDAYAEHPDIDNLLMVPYFTEAVANAQDAWRRVVVTATQQGVAIPAFASSLSYYDGYRRERGPANLIQGLRDYFGAHTYLRTDAEGKFHTRWGQDGSEVRTDG, from the coding sequence GTGAGCAGTCGCATCGGGGTCACCGGCCTGGCCGTCATGGGGGCGAACCTGGCCCGCAACATCGCCCGGCGCGGGGTGCCGATCGCCGTGCACAACCGCACGACGGCGAAGACCCGCGAGTTCATGGAGGCCTACGGCAGCGAGGGCGAGTTCACCGCCGCCGAGACGACGGAGGAGTTCGTCGCCGCGCTGGAGAAGCCGCGCCGGATCATCGTCATGGTGAAGGCGGGCAAGCCCGTCGACGCCGTGATCTCCGAGCTCACGCCGCTGCTCGACGAGGGCGACATCATCATCGACGCCGGCAACTCGCACTTCCCGGACACCAAGCGCCGCACCGAGGAGTGCGCCGCCAACGGGCTGCGCTTCATGGGCATCGGCGTGTCCGGCGGCGAGGAGGGCGCGCTGCTCGGGCCGAGCATCATGCCCGGCGGCGACCCCTCGGCCTACGCGGAGGTCGAGGAGGTCCTGACGTCGATCGCCGCGGTCGTCGACGGCACGCCGTGCTGCGTCCACGTCGGACCCGACGGCGCCGGGCACTACGTCAAGATGGTCCACAACGGCATCGAGTACGCCGACATCCAGCTCATCGCCGAGGCCTACGACCTGCTCACGCACGTCGGCGGGCTCGACGCCCCGGCCATCGCGAAGATCTTCGAGGAGTGGAACACCGGCGACCTCGAGTCGTTCCTCATCGAGATCACCGCGAAGGTGCTCGGCAAGACCGACGAGCGGACGGGCGGCCCGCTCGTCGACGTGATCGTCGACCAGGCCGAGCAGAAGGGCACCGGCACCTGGACCGCCGTCGACGCCCTGGGCCTGGGCGTGCCGCTCACCGGCATCACCGAGGCGGTGTTCGCCCGCGGGCTCTCGGCGCTGCGCGACGAGCGCAGGGCGGCGGCGGCCACGCTGGCCGGCCCCGTCCCCGGCGAGGGCCCCGACGGCCTCGTCGACGACATCCGCCAGGCGCTCTACGCCTCGAAGGTCGTGGCCTACGCGCAGGGCTTCGCGCAGATGCGGGCGGCCTCGCTGGCCAACGGCTGGGACCTCGACCTCGGCGCCATGGCCACGATCTGGCGCGGCGGCTGCATCATCCGCGCGCAGTTCCTCAACCGGATCCGCGACGCCTACGCCGAGCACCCCGACATCGACAACCTGCTGATGGTGCCCTACTTCACCGAGGCCGTCGCGAACGCGCAGGACGCGTGGCGGCGGGTGGTGGTGACGGCGACGCAGCAGGGCGTGGCGATCCCGGCGTTCGCGAGCTCGCTGAGCTACTACGACGGCTACCGCCGCGAGCGCGGCCCGGCCAACCTCATCCAGGGCCTGCGCGACTACTTCGGCGCGCACACCTACCTGCGCACCGACGCCGAGGGCAAGTTCCACACCCGGTGGGGTCAGGACGGCAGTGAGGTGCGGACGGACGGCTAG